The following are from one region of the Fusarium verticillioides 7600 chromosome 1, whole genome shotgun sequence genome:
- a CDS encoding V-type proton ATPase subunit A (At least one base has a quality score < 10) — MAPKPDTPFRSADMSMVQLYVSNEIGREVVTALGELGLCQFRDLNEDVSAFQRTFTQEIRRLDNVERQLRYFYAQMDKIGIPLRKLDLDVERLASPSTSEIDELAERSQKLEQRVSALNESYETLKKREGDLTEWRWVLREAGSFFDRAHGNVEEIRASTDNDDAPLLSDIEQNQGGPDAERSFSGMNIGFVAGVIARDRVASFERILWRTLRGNLYMNQSEIPEPLIDPTNNEAINKNVFVIFAHGKEILNKIRKISESMGADVYNVDENSDLRRDQIHEVNNRLEDVQNVLQNTQATLQAELKQISQSLSAWMVLVAKEKAVYNTLNNFSYDSARRTLIAEAWVPTNDLPLIRTTLQDVTNRAGLSVFQTIVNAYGTATYQEVNPAIPVFVTFPFLFAVMFGDFGHAIIMLSAALAMIYWEKSLKKGTFQLFAMIFYGRYIALVMAVFSVFTGLIYNDVFSMSMTLFESAWEFKKPENYTNTTSIVATLREDGHRYPFGLDYAWHGSENDLLFSNSLKMKMSILLGWAHMTYSLCFSYINARHFKKPIDIWGNFIPGMIFFQSIFGYLVICIVYKWSVDWLGTGRQPPGLLNMLIYMFLQPGTIPEGEELYAGQSVVQVILLLLAFIQVPILLFLKPFYLRWENSRARAKGYRSIGETSRVSALDGDDEDANGHGNSFDEDGEGVAMISQNISEEHEEFEFSEVMIHQVIHTIEFCLNCVSHTASYLRLWALSLAHQQLSIVLWSMTLGPALKMSGVVGVIMIVVCFTMWFFLTIAILVCMEGTSAMLHSLRLAWVESFSKFAEFAGWPFAPFSFNTLLEESEELKDYLG; from the exons ATGGCTCCTAAACCGGATACCCCATTCCGCTCTGCGGACATGAGCATGGTACAGCTCTATGTCTCTAATGAAATCGGTCGCGAAGTCGTTACGGCCCTCGGCGAGCTTGGTCTCTGCCAATTCCGCGAT CTTAATGAGGATGTCAGCGCATTCCAACGCACTTTTACTCAGGAGATTCGGCGACTCGACAATGTTGAGCGACAGCTGC GATACTTCTACGCTCAGATGGATAAGATCGGAATCCCGCTCCGAAAGCTGGACCTCGACGTTGAGCGACTTGCGTCTCCCTCAACTTCCGAAATTGACGAGCTTGCTGAGCGAAGCCAGAAGTTGGAACAGCGAGTATCTGCCCTGAACGAAAGCTACGAGACTCTGAAGAAGCGCGAGGGCGACTTGACCGAGTGGCGATGGGTCCTGCGTGAGGCcggcagcttcttcgaccGCGCCCACGGAAATGTCGAGGAGATCCGCGCTTCTACTGACAACGACgatgctcctcttctgtctGACATCGAGCAAAACCAGGGTGGCCCCGATGCCGAGCGTTCTTTCTCTGGCATGAATATTGGCTTCGTCGCTGGTGTCATTGCTAGAGACAGAGTCGCCTCCTTCGAGCGTATCCTCTGGCGAACTCTGCGCGGTAACCTTTATATGAACCAGTCTGAGATTCCCGAGCCCTTGATCGATCCTACCAACaacgaggccatcaacaagaaCGTCTTCGTTATTTTCGCACATGGCAAggagatcctcaacaagatccgTAAGATCTCCGAGTCCATGGGTGCTGATGTGTACAATGTCGACGAGAACAGTGATCTTCGACGAGACCAGATTCACGAGGTCAACAACCGACTGGAGGATGTACAGAACGTTCTACAAAACACCCAGGCCACTCTTCAGGCAGAGCTTAAGCAGATCTCTCAGTCGCTGTCTGCCTGGATGGTTCTTGTCgccaaggaaaaggccgTGTATAACACTCTAAACAACTTCTCCTATGATAGTGCTCGGCGAACTCTCATTGCCGAAGCCTGGGTACCTACCAATGATCTTCCCCTGATCAGGACGACCCTTCAGGACGTTACTAACAGAGCTGGCCTCTCC GTTTTCCAGACTATCGTCAATGCCTATGGTACCGCCACGTACCAGGAAGTCAACCCGGCCATTCCTGTTTTTGTCACCTTCCCTTTCCTATTCGCTGTCATGTTTGGTGATTTTGGCCATGCCATTATCATGCTTTCCGCTGCTCTTGCTATGATTTACTGGGAGaagtctttgaagaaggGTACCTTCCAGCTGTTTGCCATGATCTTCTACGGCCGCTACATTGCTCTGGTCATGGCTGTTTTCTCCGTCTTTACCGGTCTCATCTACAATGATGTCTTTTCTATGTCCATGACTCTCTTCGAGAGTGCTTGGGAGTTTAAGAAGCCCGAGAACTATACCAACACTACAAGCATCGTTGCCACTCTGAGGGAAGATGGCCACCGTTACCCCTTCGGTTTGGATTATGCATGGCACGGAAGTGAGAATgacctcctcttcagcaacagtttgaagatgaagatgagtATCCTTCTAGGCTGGGCACACATGACCTACTCGCTCTGCTTCTCTTACATCAACGCTCGCCacttcaagaagcccatTGACATCTGGGGCAACTTCATCCCTGgcatgatcttcttccagtccaTCTTTGGCTACCTGGTTATTTGCATTGTTTACAAGTGGTCTGTTGATTGGCTGGGCACTGGCCGCCAACCTCCTGGACTGCTCAACATGCTTATTTACATGTTCCTCCAGCCTGGAACCATTCCTGAGGGCGAAGAGCTTTACGCTGGACAGTCTGTTGTCCAAGTCattctcttgctcttggcttTCATCCAAGTccccatcctcctcttcctcaagcctTTCTATCTTCGATGGGAGAATAGCCGTGCTCGCGCCAAGGGTTACCGTAGCATAGGTGAAACCTCCCGAGTTAGTGCTTTggacggcgatgatgaagacgcCAATGGCCACGGCAACAGCTTCgacgaagatggcgaggGAGTTGCTATGATCTCCCAGAACATTAGTGAGGAGCATGAGGAGTTCGAGTTCAGTGAGGTTATGATCCACCAGGTCATTCACACAATTG AATTCTGTCTGAACTGTGTCTCACACACTGCCTCTTACCTCCGACTTTGGGCTTTGTCTCTCGCTCATCAACAGCTGAGTATTGTGCTTTGGTCCATGACTCTTGGCCCTGCCCTCAAAATGAGCGGCGTTGTCGGTGTCATAATGATTGTTGTCTGTTTTACTATgtggttcttcttga CCATTGCTATTCTCGTTTGTATGGAGGGTACCAGTGCCATGTTGCACTCCCTGCGTCTCGCTTGGGTCGAGTCGTTCTCCAAGTTCGCAGAGTTTGCCGGTTGGCCCTTTGCGCCTTTCTCGTTCAACACCCTGCTGGAAGAGTcggaagagctcaaggacTACTTGGGTTAA
- a CDS encoding endoribonuclease YSH1: MASKRKASAMNAAAAEEPVDPSDELMFLCLGGGNEVGRSCHIIQYKGKTVMLDAGQHPAYDGLAALPFYDDFDLSTVDVLLISHFHIDHAASLPYVLAKTNFRGRVFMTHPTKAIYKWLIQDSVRVGNTSSNPTTQPVYTEQDHLNTFPQIEAIDYHTTHTISSIRITPYPAGHVLGAAMFLIEIAGLNIFFTGDYSREQDRHLVSAEVPKGVKIDVLITESTYGIASHVPRLEREQALMKSITSILNRGGRVLMPVFALGRAQELLLILDEYWGKHADFQKYPIYYASNLARKCMLIYQTYVGAMNDNIKRLFRERMVEAEASGDGAGKGGPWDFKYIRSLKNLDRFDDVGGCVMLASPGMLQNGVSRELLERWAPSEKNGVIITGYSVEGTMAKQIMQEPDQIQAVMSRSMAGARRMPGGDGEKVLIPRRCSVQEYSFAAHVDGVENREFIEEVAAPVVILVHGEQHNMMRLKSKLLSLNANKTAKVKVYSPRNCEELRIPFKADKTAKVVGKLASIQPPQSIHPDQSAAPPLVTGVLVQNDFKLSLMAPEDLREYAGLNTTTITCKQRLTLSAAGVDLVKWALEGTFGNIEELPRDASWEEWPK, encoded by the exons ATGGCATCCAAACGAAAGGCTTCCGCCATGAACGCGGCTGCGGCGGAAGAGCCAGTGGATCCTTCAGATGAACTTATGTTTCTTTGCCTaggaggaggaaacgaaGTGGGAAGGTCGTGTCATATTATTCAATACAAGGGAAAGACGGTTATG CTTGACGCCGGCCAACACCCCGCATACGATGGACTCGCCGCACTGCCCTTCTACGACGATTTCGATCTTAGCACCGTcgatgttcttctcatcagcca TTTCCACATCGACCATGCAGCATCCTTACCATACGTTCTCGCAAAGACGAACTTCAGGGGTCGTGTCTTTATGACCCATCCCACAAAGGCCATCTACAAGTGGCTCATTCAGGATAGTGTTCGAGTAGGCAATACCTCATCGAATCCTACTACACAGCCAGTGTATACTGAGCAAGACCATCTAAACACATTCCCTCAGATCGAGGCCATCGACTACCACACAACCCATACTATCTCCTCCATCAGAATCACCCCTTACCCTGCCGGCcatgttcttggtgctgcCATGTTCCTTATCGAGATTGCTGGCCTCAACATATTCTTCACAGGTGACTACTCTCGCGAACAAGATCGACATTTAGTGTCAGCGGAGGTTCCAAAGGGCGTCAAGATTGATGTTCTTATCACTGAATCCACCTACGGCATTGCTTCTCATGTCCCTCGCCTAGAGAGAGAGCAGGCCCTTATGAAGTCCATCACAAGTATCCTCAACCGAGGCGGTCGCGTCCTCATGCCAGTCTTTGCCCTCGGACGAGCTCAGGAGCTGCTTCTGATTCTGGACGAGTATTGGGGAAAGCATGCTGACTTCCAGAAGTACCCCATCTACTATGCCAGTAACCTTGCCAGGAAGTGTATGCTTATCTACCAGACCTACGTTGGTGCCATGAACGACAACATCAAGCGTTTGTTCCGTGAGCGAATGGTCGAGGCAGAGGCGTCTGGCGATGGAGCTGGTAAGGGTGGACCGTGGGACTTTAAGTACATCCGTTCTCTCAAGAACTTGGATAggtttgacgatgttggcGGGTGTGTCATGCTTGCCAGTCCTGGTATGCTGCAGAATGGTGTCAGCCGTGAGCTCCTAGAACGGTGGGCGCCCAGCGAGAAGAACGGTGTGATCATCACGGGTTACAGTGTCGAAGGCACAATGGCTAAGCAGATCATGCAAGAACCTGATCAGATCCAGGCAGTCATGTCTCGTAGTATGGCGGGTGCTCGTCGAATGCCCGGAGGAGATGGCGAGAAAGTCCTCATTCCTCGAAGGTGTAGCGTTCAGGAATACTCGTTCGCGGCTCACgttgatggcgttgagaacCGTGAATTTATCGAAGAAGTTGCAGCCCCTGTCGTT ATTCTTGTTCACGGCGAACAGCACAACATGATGCGTCTCAAATCCAAActcctctctctcaacgCAAACAAAACAGCAAAGGTCAAAGTCTACTCACCCCGCAACTGTGAAGAGCTTCGTATCCCCTTCAAAGCCGATAAGACTGCCAAGGTCGTTGGAAAACTTGCATCGATTCAGCCTCCTCAGAGCATTCATCCTGATCAAAGTGCTGCACCTCCTCTCGTTACTGGCGTCCTCGTCCAGAACGACTTCAAGCTTTCTCTCATGGCGCCCGAGGATCTCCGAGAGTACGCGGGTCTAAACACAACCACCATCACCTGCAAGCAGCGCCTGACCCTCAGTGCTGCAGGTGTCGACCTCGTCAAGTGGGCTCTGGAGGGCACGTTTGGCAACATCGAAGAACTCCCCCGAGATGCGTCGTGGGAAGAATGGCCAAAGTAA
- a CDS encoding undecaprenyl diphosphate synthase produces the protein MSDAISSFLRRVIVESPPGEWAVRQLRELLIGALKQGPIPQHVSFEMDGNRRYARNHRMETVEGHHRGFEALARIMEICYKSGVKVVTVYAFSIENFNRPKYEVEGLMELAKIKLEQLTKYGHILDRYGARVRVLGQRDMIRPDVLEVVDKAVARTKHNNKAVLNICFPYTSRAEITSAVKSTVQEFLAPTPPRSTPFSPSRIRQKILSRQLDGREGLPTIPDVLPEEVEPLDGDDAKKDSDGDSSSPTLQPDSPPPRLRARNSAASLSGLPNPETITAETLDKHMYTANDPPLDIFVRTSGVERLSDFMLWQCHQDTQIFFIDTLWPDFDLKDFIWILLEWQWRQKQKDRDEAVVRPSSVTA, from the exons ATGTCTGACGCTATATCATCATTTCTCCGGAGGGTAATTGTTGAATCTCCGCCCGGAGAATGGGCTGTGCGCCAGCTTCGCGAACTGCTCATTGGCGCCCTCAAGCAAGGCCCTATTCCTCAACATGTTTcttttgagatggatggcaaCCGACGATATGCTCGAAATCATAGAATGGAGACCGTAGAGGGTCATCACCGAGGATTCGAGGCGCTGGCTAGA ATCATGGAAATTTGCTACAAGTCCGGAGTCAAGGTAGTGACTGTATACGCCTTCAGTATTGAGAACTTCAATCGACCAAAATATGAGGTGGAGGGTCTGAtggagctggccaagatcaagctggAGCAGCTAACAAAATATGGTCATATCCTCGATCGTTATGGTGCCCGTGTGCGCGTCTTGGGCCAGCGCGACATGATCCGACCCGACGTTCTTGAAGTGGTCGACAAGGCTGTCGCGAGAACTAAGCACAACAACAA GGCCGTTCTGAACATTTGCTTCCCATACACCTCGCGAGCCGAGATCACATCCGCAGTGAAATCAACAGTGCAAGAGTTCCTCGCTCCCACACCTCCTCGAAGCACGCCCTTCTCCCCATCTCGAATTCGGCAGAAGATCCTTTCGCGCCAGCTGGACGGTCGCGAGGGTCTGCCTACAATCCCGGATGTCCTCCCCGAAGAGGTCGAGCCATtagatggagatgatgccaagaaggacaGCGATGGAGATTCCTCATCGCCTACACTGCAACCCGactcccctcctcctcgcctACGCGCAAGGAACAGCGCTGCTAGCCTTTCGGGCTTACCGAACCCCGAAACAATCACAGCCGAGACCCTGGACAAGCACATGTACACTGCAAACGACCCGCCCCTAGATATCTTTGTACGAACCAGCGGAGTCGAGCGCCTTAGCGACTTCATGCTTTGGCAATGCCATCAGGATACacagatcttcttcatcgataCTTTGTGGCCTGACTTCGACCTCAAGGACTTCATCTGGATTCTGCTCGAGTGGCAATGGAGACAAAAGCAGAAGGATCGCGACGAGGCAGTGGttcggccttcttctgttACAGCGTGA